The Arachis ipaensis cultivar K30076 chromosome B10, Araip1.1, whole genome shotgun sequence DNA window TCCAGCCATCAATCACACAATCATAGATCCTACCACAACCCACATAATGCCCCATTCCATTCCAATCAACAACCACACAGCAACCATTCTCAAAATACATCAGCCTCAACCCCACAACCATGTGATGACAGTGACAAATTTGCAAGATTGGAAGCCATGATGACACGCATGGCAGGAGATATTGCTGGTGCTGTAGAGAGACAAGCACACACTGACAAAAAGATAGATGCATACCAAGAAGAGGTTAGATCCAATATAAAGAACCAAGGGACAACAATCACGAAACTGGAAGCACAATTTGGATAGGTATCCAAGCAGATGCCCATGTCCACAAATCAGGGATAGCAACACCACCCGAACCCGCGGGTATCCACTCCGCTCCTACTTGCTCGGGGCAGGTTTTTAGCGGGGCGGGTTCTTTGCAGAGAGACAAGCACACACTGACAAAAAGATAGATGCATACCAAGAAGAGGTCAGATCCTATATAAAGAACCAAGGGGCAGTAATCACAAAATCGGAAGCACAATTCGGATACATATCCAAGCAGATGCCCATGTCTACAAATACATTCCCAAGTGATACCATGactaacccaagaggggaatgcaaggccatcacattaagaagtgggaaagtgGTGAAGGAGGCATCTTCAAGCCATAACTTGTAAGAAGAAAAAGCTGCCAATGACTCAGAAATCAAGGAGGAAGAAGAGATACACACTCCAGCTCCACCAAAGCAAGTCTTGAATCCCTATGTATCAAAAGCACCCTACCCACAAAGGCTGAGAAAATATGGGAAGGACAGCCAGTTTTCTAGCTTCTTGGAGGTCTTTAAGAAGCTTCAAATTAACATACCTTTTGCTGAAGTACTAGAGCAAATGCCATTCTATGCTAAGTTCCTAAAGGAGCTCATGACCAAGaaaaaaaactagagagaaaaagaaaCTGTAGTGCTCAcgaaggaatgtagtgccatcatacaaaagaaacCTTCCTAAAAGATGAAGGATCTTGGGAGCTTCCAAATTCCATGCATTATAGGAGATATTAGCATTGAGAAAGCATTGTGTGATTTAAGAGCTATCATCAACTTTATGTCCTTAGCCATGATGAAGAGAATGAGAATGAGAATTGAAGAAGCCAAACCAAAAAGGATGGCACTTCAACTAGCTGATAGGACATTCAAGTTTTCCCATGGAGTAGTAGAGGACTTGTTGGTTAAGGTGGGGGAGTTCATctttccagcagattttgtagTGCTTGACATAGAAGAAGAGGCTAATGCATCAATCATACTAGGGAGATCATTCTTGGCAACAGCTGGAGCTATAATTGATGTAAAAAAGGGAGAATTAGTCTTAAGGCTTCATGATGAAAAGATGGTATTCAATGTTTTCACTACCATGAGTTACCCAAAGGAGTCCATTGAAGAATGTATGATGGTAGACACAATGGAGCCACTAGTCCAAGGAGTTTTGGAAGAAGACAAACTTGAAGAAGCAATGGAGTAAGAGCAACAAACATTATGTGGTGAGCTACCACAAGAAAGCATGGAAGGCTCAATCATGCTAGACAAGGCAAACAAGGAGAAAGTGGAAGCACTAAAGCTGGAGTTGAAGACCCTGCCCCCAAGCTTGAAGTATGCCTACTTGGGGAGCAATGAGACATATCCAGTAATTATCAACTCAAGCTTGAGTGAAGAACAAGAGGAAGAGCTCATTAAGGTGTTGAGACAACATAAGGATACCATAGGGTGGACACTTTCAGACTTAAAGGGAATCAGCCCTTCtatgtgcatgcacaaaatccttcTTGAAGAGGATGCTAAGTCCTCAATACAGCCACAAAGAAGGTTGAATCCATCAATGAAAGAAGTAGTACAAAAGGAAGTGCTGAAGttatggcaagcaggggtgatttatcctatctcagacagcccttgggtgagcccggttcaagtaaTTTCCAAGAAGGGAGGAATCACAGTTGTGCCAAATGAAAGGAATGAGTTGATaccaacaagaacagtgactggaTGATGCATGTGTATAGACTATAGAAAGCTCAATGAAgccacaaggaaggatcatttttctCTACCATTCATGGATCAAATGTTGGAGAGGCTTGCTGGGCATGAGTACTATTGTTTCTTAGATGGATACTCAGGCTACAACCAGATTGTAGTGGACCctaaggaccaagaaaagactTCTTTCACTTGCCCTTATAGTGGTTTTGCATATAGACGTATGCCttttggtttgtgcaatgcacctgccacattCTAAAGGTGCATGCTgtccattttttctgatatgattGAGAGGTTTATTgaggttttcatggatgatttttcagtGTTTGGTGACTCCTTTCCTAATTATTTACACCATCTATCCTTGGTGctcaagagatgccaagagactaacctattTTTGAACTAGGAGAAGTGTCATTTTATAGTTACTGAAGGGGTAGtccttggccacaaaatctctaaGAAAGGCATAGAGGTAGATAGAGCcaaggtggaagtgattgaaaaattatTCCCACCTTGCAATATCAaagcaattaggagctttttgggACATGCTGGGTTCTATAGAAGGTTCATTAGggacttttcaaaaattgccaaacctctaagcaacttgcttgtctctaatgtaccatTCATATTTGATAGAGAATGCATGCAAGCTTTCGATGAGCTTAAAAGTaagctctcctctgcacctattatagcaccacctagcTGGGACTTACCTTTTGAATTGATGTGAGATGCATCAGATTTTGCTATTAGTGCCGTCTTAGGGCAAAGGAGAGACAAGCTAGTGCATGTCATCTATTATTCTAGCAATGTTCTTAATGAAGCCCAAAGAAACTACACCACCATAGAAAAAGAAATCCTTGCTATATTCTTTGCATTTGACAAATTCAGATCTTAACTCATTAGTTCTAAAATCATTGTAtttactgatcatgcagcactcaaatacttgttAACCAAACAAGAGTCCAAACCTAGATTGATCAGATGGATCCTATGCTCCAAGAATTCAACATTGAAATCAAGGATAGAAGTGGAGCAGAAAATAAGGTGGCTGACTACCTATCAAGGATCCCACATGAAGAGGATGAAGCACACAGCCCTGGTGTAAATGAAAGCTTCCCGGATGAGCAATTGATGATGATCCAAGAAGCcccatggttcgcagacatagccaacttcaaggccaTTGGAGAACTACCTTCCAACATCAACAAACACTTGAGAAGGAAGTTCATCAATGATGCCAAGCATTACATTTGGGATGAGCCTTACCTCTTAAAGAAGCGTGCTGATGGAATTCTAAGAAGATGCATCTCTCATGAGGAAGGACAAGATGTGCTTTAGCATTTCCATGGATCTATTTAGGGAGGACATTTTAATGGAAAAAGGATtgcagccaaggtgttacaatgtggattcttttggcctacTATATTCAAAGATGCAAAGGAGTTTGTGACAAAGTACAATGAGTGTCAAAGAGTTGGCAACCTACCCAAAAAGAACAAAATGCCACAAAGATTAATCATGGAGTTGGAATTGTTTGATGTTTGGGAGATTAATtttatgggaccttttccaccctcatactcaaacaattaCAAACTAGTGGCTGTGgactatgtgtccaaatgggttgaggccatagCAAcatcaacaaatgacaacaaaatGGTGATCAACTTCTTGAGAAAGAACATATTTAGCCGGTTTGGGGTTCCAAGAGCTCTTATAAGTGAGCAACTAGAGACACTCCTCTTCAAATATGGTGTTAAGCATAAGGTAGCCACCCCAtaccatccacaaaccaatggtcaAGCTAAAATTTCAAATAGAGAGCTCAAGAGGATCCTTGAGAAGACTGTTGGGAACTCAAGGAAAGATTAGtccaagaagctagatgatgcattATGGGCTTATAGAACGGCTTTTAAGACACCTATTggcatgtctccataccaattggtgtttggaAAAGGTTGTCATCTACTagtggagcttgaacatagagcattttgggctctaaagatgttgAACTTTGATAATCAAGCTACTGGAGAAAGAAGATTGCTGCAACTCAATGAGTTAGAAGAATTTAGAACTCAAGCTTATGAAAATACCaagatttacaaagagaaaacaaagaaATAGCATGATCAAAAGCTGGCAAGAAGAGAGTTTGTAGAGGTCAAAAGATGCTGTtatacaactcaagactcaaatttTTCCCAGGAAAGCTGAAATCAAGATGGTCAGAACTATTCACAATCATCAAGGCTTCTccttatggtcatgtggagctcatggatGATAAAATACAGAGGACTTTCACTGTCAACGGCCATAGAGTTAAGCACTACTTGGGAGACTTACTGGATGAGTAAAGAGTGAACTATAGCCTcagttgaagaggaagaaccgTCAAGatagtgatgttaaagaagcgttagttgggaggcaccccgaCACTCATATCCTTTCAATTTCTAGCTTTCTAGATTAGTTTATGTTTAATGACTttagttgatttttttttcagTTCTAGTTGCTAGTTAATTAGTTGAtagtttctttgatttttgtttcaAAAGTTTTCTTAGTCTTGCTGGAAGTGTAACCTTGCATGCTTCATTATGAGATGTTGTTAATTGGGTTGAGAAACTAGctaaagagctaagtttggtgtggccgcCACCATAAGAACTCCATTCGTGCATTCAAGTTCAGCCAAATTGATTAATATCCTAATGCATTTAGTAAATTGGTGGGGTGAATAAAAAGGGTTACTTTATTATGTATACATAGAATGGAAGTGGAAAGTtatgaaaaattaaatttattccaCTCATAATGTATACAATAAAGTTTAATCATGAGCCAATTACTAGATGTAAtgaacctaagtttggtgtccaagaGACACACAAATTGAATGCCATTTAATTGGAGGAAAATGAAGCAATCTTTGATCACTAATGAGAGTTTGTAACAGAATTTTCAGGAAGGAGTGGGGCTCACAAGACATTGATCACTCATCAAGTCAAGGAGTCAAAGTGTACTTCACACTTTGGAACTCACAACCTGAAGAAAGCTGAACAGCCTTTTGATATTGGCACTCCTCCCACACTAGGCACCAATATCAAGTGTGAAATCTTTAAATTTGGTCATCAATTGCATCCTTCCAGACCCTTCTTTCCCTCCTTATATATTGCCTCACCCACCTCTCTTCCTCACACCACATACACTTCTTCTCTCTTCCGTATCCACACCCTTTCCCTTTCTCTACTTTCTTgccttctttccttctttcttgctttcttggttgggacaatcaagtcctaagtttggtgttgaagcaAACCCTtgctttgctttctttctttttccttcttctaacCATTCTCATCACACTTAAATGGCACCACCAAAGGCCACTGGTTCAGAGAAGAGAAAGACCAAGGAAACCTCCTCTAGGTCTTCAAGCTACAATGAGTTCAAGTTCTTCTCATTCTTCCACCAAAACCAGTTTTATGGGTAGGTGAGTGAGAGGTAAATAATCCCTGAGGTTGACTTCTAACTAGGGAGAGATGAGCATAGGGAAATCACCATTGAGATCAATAGTAGGGGCTGGGCAATCTTGTGCAACCCACCAAAGAAGGTGGTAGAAAGCTTAGAGAGGGAGTCCTACGCCAATGCCATGCcacaatgatgagcggataatttatacgctttttggcattatttttacatagtttttagtatgatttagttagtttttagtatatttttattagtttttaaataaaaatcacatttctggactttactatgagtttgtgtgtttttctgtgtttttactattgtatctggggtacatcttcggatcatcttttgatcacgtttagggggctggccattcggccatgcctggaccttcatcacttatgtattttcaacggtagagtttttacacaccatagattaaggtgtggagctctgctgttcctcatgaattaatgcaaagtactattatttttctattcaattcaagcttattcatattctaagatattcattcgcacccaagaacatgatgaatgtgatgattatgtgacgctcatcaccattctcaactatgaacgcgtgcttgacaaccacttccattctacatgaagatgagatagaatgagtatatcttaggtatctaatacaggggaccgagtccgagatattagaatcttcgtggtataagttagaatccatggatggccattcctgagatccagaaagtctaaaccttgtctgtggtattccgagtaggatctgggaagggatggttgtgacgagcttcaaactcgcgagtgctaggcgtagtgacagacgcaaaaggatcactgaatcctattccagtacgatcgagaactgacagatgattagccatgcagtgatagcgcattggaccattttcattgagaggacgggatgtagccattgacaacggtgatgcccaacatatagcttgccatggaaaggagtatgaaggattggatgaagacagtagaaaagcagagattcaggaggaacaaaagcatctctatatgcttatctgaaactctcaccaatgaattacataagtatctctatctttattttacgttttatttatcttttaattatcaaatctctaaaaccatttgaatccgcctgactgagattttcaaggtgaccatagcttgcttcaggccgacaatctccgtgggatcgacccttactcacgtaaggtttattacttggacgacccagtgcacttgctggttagttgtgacaaagtgtgattcacgtttgagagcaccaagtctttggcgccatttgttgatgatcacaatttcgtgcaccacacaaCCAGGCCAACAACTGGACTACCAAAGTTATGTGAGGAGAAAGAGCATTGATTATAGCCCTGCAAACTTGGATAGAATGCTGGAAGTAAGGCGCACTAGATCCGATTGAAGCTATGAAGAAAGGGTGAAGCAACTTGATCCGGGCTTCGAAGATATCTTGAATGAGATATGTGTCCTTGATCAACCCAATTtagtagtttatcttgtgcttattttagggaattttatcaccttttcccacatgtattcaatgaaatagcatggttttgtaattctcccttatttgtacttaagtgtaaaaacatgctttttaggcccttaaattggtgattttaattcactttaattccattcgatgccttgatgtgtttgttgagtgatttcaggttcataaggcaagtattgaatggaagaattgaagagaaaagcatgcaaaagggagaattcatgaagaaatgagcttttGGAGAACTGAGggtcacgtgcacgcgtcaagcacgcgtacgcgtgaatagaGGTTTTTtccaacgacgcgcacgcgtcacccatgcgtacgcgtgatgctcagcacgtgacccacttaaattgaaatcgctgggggcaatttctgagctgcccaggcccaaatccaactcgtttctgagggtatttgatgcagaattgaagattgagcaaagggggagcacttagttgtagaatagcatcatgtagtttagtttctagagagagaagctccctcttctctctagaattagggttctgaggcttatttccatcttagatctaggttttgattattgttctcatcttgttttctttttaatttcatgcttctacactttcgttctcttagttttcatgttaatttcccttttatgcctcttttatgttaatgaactcttgttggatttggatttcttttaatgcaatttaatgtttgaggttcttttattgttgatttgagttgtgatcttactttccttgcaattggtagttggtagattttattgattcttgcaatttatgatatttacttttattgcactctatatgtttgatgaaatattttctctagtttttgagtagttttcttgactcttggcctaggctaagggaattgagtgaccttgagtcattgggtctcattgaattggtgatttgagaacccgtagtggtcaatttgataactatTAACTCTAGCCTACTATTAAGTTAAttggtagctaggttaggacttatggattgatgttgatcaagccatttgacgtacttcaagcctaggagtagatattatgtacttaaggcttttgtaagtagacttaatgagctcggttcctcataattgtcaacacatggtttgtagacaaggatggtgatctcaattacctatgtctagccaagagttctttaccttgcctttatcaattcttgatttacttttcttgtcatttattttattaccCTTTTATAAATTaaaccccttgttccttcatagccaataattgaccatttcattacaattccttgtgagatgacccggagtctaaatacttcggttaattttcattggagtttgtacttgtgacaaaaccaaatttttgattgggaggattgtttgttagtgtagaactatacttgcaacgagatttcatttgtgaaattctatac harbors:
- the LOC107620145 gene encoding uncharacterized protein LOC107620145 — encoded protein: MKDLGSFQIPCIIGDISIEKALCDLRAIINFMSLAMMKRMRMRIEEAKPKRMALQLADRTFKFSHGVVEDLLVKVGEFIFPADFVVLDIEEEANASIILGRSFLATAGAIIDVKKGELVLRLHDEKMVFNVFTTMSYPKESIEECMMVDTMEPLVQGVLEEDKLEEAME